The following coding sequences lie in one Capsicum annuum cultivar UCD-10X-F1 chromosome 5, UCD10Xv1.1, whole genome shotgun sequence genomic window:
- the LOC107872151 gene encoding amino acid transporter AVT1I isoform X2, which produces MIRICRKLVGIGIISVPYALSEGGWLCMMILFLVAIISCYTGLLLQKCMSVSPSIKTYPDIGEFAFGNKGRILISIFLYLELYFVAIEFLILEGDNLHKLFPNAKIHVGCLKIVGREFFVFLVAIIILPTTWLRSLGLLAYVSAGGVLASVVLVCSVFWVGAVDGIGFEEKGVIWRWNGLINAISMFTFCYCGHAVFPTICNSMKDRSQFPKVLFVCFILSTMTYGSMATMGYIMYGQNLMSQITLNLPKGKISSKIAIYTTLINPITKYALVVSPIATAIEDKLPLRQSKFIVSYFIRTFLVISTVIVALVVPFFGYVMTFTGALLGVTVSILLPCFCYLKIVKTPSYLEVVFIGVILVFGSSVSISGTYISLKNIISHV; this is translated from the exons ATGATTAGGATATGTAGAAAGTTAGTAG GTATTGGAATAATATCAGTACCCTATGCACTTTCAGAAGGAGGATGGTTATGTATGATGATACTTTTTTTGGTAGCAATTATAAGTTGCTATACAGGTTTACTTTTGCAAAAATGCATGAGTGTTTCACCATCAATCAAGACATATCCAGATATTGGTGAATTTGCTTTTGGTAACAAAGGGAGAATCTTGATTTCTATTTTCTTGTATCTTGAACTATACTTTGTTGCAATTGAATTCCTCATATTAGAAGGTGACAATTTGCATAAATTATTCCCAAATGCAAAAATTCATGTTGGTTGTCTTAAAATTGTTGGAagagaattttttgtttttttagttgCTATAATAATATTGCCAACAACATGGTTGAGAAGTTTAGGTTTATTGGCTTATGTTTCTGCTGGTGGAGTTTTGGCCTCTGTTGTTTTGGTTTGTTCGGTATTCTGGGTTGGTGCAGTCGATGGTATTGGTTTCGAAGAAAAAGGTGTGATTTGGAGATGGAATGGATTGATAAATGCAATAAGTATGTTTACATTTTGTTATTGTGGTCATGCTGTTTTCCCAACAATATGCAATTCCATGAAGGATAGGAGCCAATTTCCCAag GTTCTATTTGTGTGCTTTATACTAAGCACCATGACTTATGGATCAATGGCAACCATGGGGTACATAATGTATGGGCAAAATTTGATGTCACAAATAACATTAAATCTCCCTAAAGGAAAAATTAGTTCGAAAATTGCGATATACACTACACTCATCAACCCAATAACAAAGTACGCTCTTGTCGTCTCTCCTATTGCAACAGCCATTGAAGATAAATTACCTTTACGACAGAGTAAATTTATCGTGAGCTACTTCATCAGAACATTTTTGGTCATCAGTACCGTCATCGTGGCATTAGTCGTTCCATTTTTTGGATATGTCATGACATTTACAGGCGCACTTTTGGGTGTTACCGTGTCTATATTATTACCATGCTTCTGCTACCTCAAGATCGTCAAGACGCCTTCATATCTGGAAGTTGTGTTTATTGGGGTGATTTTAGTTTTTGGTTCTTCTGTTTCAATATCCGGAACTTACATTTCTTTGAAAAACATCATCAGTCATGTCTAG
- the LOC107872680 gene encoding uncharacterized protein LOC107872680 isoform X1, with amino-acid sequence MEIARMTRGCVILMFFMAAIAFCSHQQVVAKNIATYSQSRSSNCSGSDKGKIKKCMTQTTSIDKCCPLFKRTIGANCKCYHYAEDLDNQVLITLESYCDVNNPCKHVQSQPKCSATDKAKVKTCMTKTSSIDACCPTFRSILGRSCPCYGYAMKLDNQVLITLQAYCDVSNPCKQVQGEMRKSTQSSVIVSQEDDDH; translated from the exons ATGGAGATCGCGAGAATGACTAGAGGGTGTGTGATTCTCATGTTCTTTATGGCTGCAATAGCGTTCTGCAGCCATCAACAAGTGGTGGCGAAAAATATCGCCACCTATTCACAATCGCGCTCCAGTAATTGCAGCGGTAGCGATAAGGGAAAAATAAAGAAGTGCATGACACAAACAACCTCTATAGATAAATGTTGTCCATTATTTAAGAGGACAATTGGTGCTAATTGTAAGTGTTATCATTATGCTGAGGACTTGGATAATCAAGTCTTAATTACTCTTGAGAGTTACTGTGATGTCAATAATCCATGTAAACATGTACAA TCGCAGCCGAAATGCAGTGCAACTGATAAAGCAAAGGTAAAAACTTGCATGACTAAAACAAGCTCTATAGATGCATGCTGCCCAACATTCAGAAGCATACTAGGCAGGAGTTGCCCTTGCTATGGTTATGCCATGAAATTAGACAATCAAGTTTTGATTACTCTTCAAGCTTATTGTGATGTTAGCAATCCTTGTAAGCAAGTGCAA GGTGAAATGAGAAAATCAACTCAATCTTCTGTAATTGTTAGtcaagaagatgatgatcattAA
- the LOC107872151 gene encoding amino acid transporter AVT1I isoform X1, translating to MESSSVERIESQNQIPQILEPSKGTSFFRTCFNGINALSGIGIISVPYALSEGGWLCMMILFLVAIISCYTGLLLQKCMSVSPSIKTYPDIGEFAFGNKGRILISIFLYLELYFVAIEFLILEGDNLHKLFPNAKIHVGCLKIVGREFFVFLVAIIILPTTWLRSLGLLAYVSAGGVLASVVLVCSVFWVGAVDGIGFEEKGVIWRWNGLINAISMFTFCYCGHAVFPTICNSMKDRSQFPKVLFVCFILSTMTYGSMATMGYIMYGQNLMSQITLNLPKGKISSKIAIYTTLINPITKYALVVSPIATAIEDKLPLRQSKFIVSYFIRTFLVISTVIVALVVPFFGYVMTFTGALLGVTVSILLPCFCYLKIVKTPSYLEVVFIGVILVFGSSVSISGTYISLKNIISHV from the exons ATGGAATCCTCTAGTGTGGAGAGAATTGAGAGTCAAAATCAGATTCCACAAATTCTAGAGCCTAGTAAAGGAACCTCTTTCTTTAGAACATGCTTCAATGGTATTAATGCATTATCAG GTATTGGAATAATATCAGTACCCTATGCACTTTCAGAAGGAGGATGGTTATGTATGATGATACTTTTTTTGGTAGCAATTATAAGTTGCTATACAGGTTTACTTTTGCAAAAATGCATGAGTGTTTCACCATCAATCAAGACATATCCAGATATTGGTGAATTTGCTTTTGGTAACAAAGGGAGAATCTTGATTTCTATTTTCTTGTATCTTGAACTATACTTTGTTGCAATTGAATTCCTCATATTAGAAGGTGACAATTTGCATAAATTATTCCCAAATGCAAAAATTCATGTTGGTTGTCTTAAAATTGTTGGAagagaattttttgtttttttagttgCTATAATAATATTGCCAACAACATGGTTGAGAAGTTTAGGTTTATTGGCTTATGTTTCTGCTGGTGGAGTTTTGGCCTCTGTTGTTTTGGTTTGTTCGGTATTCTGGGTTGGTGCAGTCGATGGTATTGGTTTCGAAGAAAAAGGTGTGATTTGGAGATGGAATGGATTGATAAATGCAATAAGTATGTTTACATTTTGTTATTGTGGTCATGCTGTTTTCCCAACAATATGCAATTCCATGAAGGATAGGAGCCAATTTCCCAag GTTCTATTTGTGTGCTTTATACTAAGCACCATGACTTATGGATCAATGGCAACCATGGGGTACATAATGTATGGGCAAAATTTGATGTCACAAATAACATTAAATCTCCCTAAAGGAAAAATTAGTTCGAAAATTGCGATATACACTACACTCATCAACCCAATAACAAAGTACGCTCTTGTCGTCTCTCCTATTGCAACAGCCATTGAAGATAAATTACCTTTACGACAGAGTAAATTTATCGTGAGCTACTTCATCAGAACATTTTTGGTCATCAGTACCGTCATCGTGGCATTAGTCGTTCCATTTTTTGGATATGTCATGACATTTACAGGCGCACTTTTGGGTGTTACCGTGTCTATATTATTACCATGCTTCTGCTACCTCAAGATCGTCAAGACGCCTTCATATCTGGAAGTTGTGTTTATTGGGGTGATTTTAGTTTTTGGTTCTTCTGTTTCAATATCCGGAACTTACATTTCTTTGAAAAACATCATCAGTCATGTCTAG
- the LOC107871300 gene encoding LOW QUALITY PROTEIN: putative late blight resistance protein homolog R1A-3 (The sequence of the model RefSeq protein was modified relative to this genomic sequence to represent the inferred CDS: deleted 1 base in 1 codon) yields the protein MGRGRENKGKTHKLSKVSSALLREDIVNLLDFVERLKNEEDQIVPDTDQIEKLKLELTFLSACLQLCYYISDGSNAEMSCISYEVHDLVQSLFHQSGDDMLVKLTDHVVPCLLENIKSSVISDDHSESSATMTEAQMVELLDALLVNLHYLPKVRAKLILPSMTQYEVLQNVFGKLRDFLGLKVNGCIEHKAIEYVLPQFQLMAERVGHFCFVLLSYQLDKSDETDEDETDKKHEYEVSQVNSMIIHLLLKIIPVSLEVMHICSTILEASKSAEVGCYIKKLLEASADIHREHLIHLQQHMVNAIPRSTSASNIHVAIEFLLLFLTDMPKDFIQYEKLFVLLAHVEALIREVSILIRNLEENSTDEENVNKKCCASQDFLENIELLKDDLRHVFLKAPADSSQLCFPMSDGPLFMTLLLRNLNDFLKSNAYSVALIREEISRVKEDLEHIRSFFGNVEQELHRDLWTRVLDVAYEAEHAINSILARDRGLLQLIVLLPDTVEKIKLVKKEVQEKISKTASIIFANSPNKPVKNKSSTTSKIIVGFEEETEWIIRKLTGGPSEVDVISIVGLPGLGKTTLAYRVYNDKSVVDHFDVRAWCTIDQEHNEKKLLKRIFNEVIGLKERVSEDGIDNNVADDLRKQLFGKRYLIVLDDLWDTATWDELTRPLYAIPSEFQKGSRVILTSRKKEVAKHAKCCSDPLDLRLLRPEESWELLEKRVFGEERCPDELKDVGEKIAEKCYGLPLVLDLISGIISRKEKKEALWLEVLNNLSSFIFKDEEEVMKVIQLSYDQLSNHLKPCLIYLASYPKDEYIAISDLEYLWSAEGLMEQSEVKVYVDELISSSLVVVSNERGEYPHCQIHDLVHDFFFEKSRKEKLFDLISPSAPSSSSSDLMPRGMTVHYDQLFPHSDVNFFLLNAERENPYAKRLLSLTAYTNVPNGLYLSYKCHLRHLRLLKRLELSDIILPYSLLNEIGMLVHLKCLNIMTEAEFLPPSFSNLCNLETLVVDNHGSCMVLSPVIWSLTKLRDVRMKCCSLFDPYIKEPTVLDEDSKQENLTILYHLHLRGLKDTEDIFNRFPKLQILKFKIKQLSDCSAEKICFPRLDVLNELKKLTLRVSWDSFSEYTHGFPLSLKKMELAWLTLTSDSLSRMARLPNLQKLCLEHCIIQEGKEWNMEELTFQNLRSLKLYGLSFSEWQVIADESFPVLEVLKLDDCTELIEIPDSFGDIASLKFISVWGSPQLEESVFKIKEYVEQTTGEDKLEVFYYR from the exons ATGGGAAGAGgaagagaaaataaaggaaaaacacACAAATTATCG AAGGTATCATCTGCTTTGCTTCGCGAGGACATTGTCAATCTTCTTGATTTCGTAGAGAGGTTAAAGAATGAAGAAGATCAAATTGTTCCTGATACGGATCAAATTGAAAAGCTGAAATTGGAGCTGACATTTTTGTCGGCATGTTTACAGCTTTGTTATTACATTTCGGATGGTTCTAATGCCGAAATGTCTTGCATATCATACGAGGTTCATGATCTGGTTCAATCACTTTTTCATCAGAGTGGAGATGACATGCTGGTTAAATTAACAGATCATGTCGTTCCTTGCCTCcttgaaaatatcaaaagttcTGTCATCTCAGATGATCATTCTGAATCAAGTGCCACCATGACTGAGGCTCAGATGGTTGAACTTCTGGACGCGCTCCTTGTGAATCTCCATTATCTCCCCAAGGTTCGTGCTAAATTGATTTTGCCATCGATGACTCAATATGAGGTTCTTCAGAATGTATTTGGCAAATTAAGAGATTTCCTTGGGCTGAAAGTAAATGGTTGCATTGAGCATAAGGCAATTGAATATGTCTTACCACAGTTTCAACTTATGGCTGAGAGAGTAGGACACTTCTGTTTTGTCCTCTTGTCTTATCAACTTGATAAGTCAGATGAAACAGATGAAGATGAAACAGAtaaaaaacatgaatatgaagTCTCGCAAGTCAATTCCATGATAATCCATCTACTTTTGAAGATAATTCCAGTTTCACTGGAGGTTATGCACATATGTTCTACAATATTGGAAGCTTCAAAGTCAGCAGAAGTTGGATGCTATATTAAGAAGCTCCTAGAAGCATCTGCAGACATTCATAGAGAACATCTGATTCACCTACAACAGCACATGGTTAATGCTATACCTCGTAGCACTTCAGCATCCAACATTCATGTCGCGATAGAGTTCCTATTGCTTTTTCTTACAGATATGCCAAAGGactttattcaatatgaaaaattatttgttCTATTGGCACATGTTGAAGCACTTATTAGGGAGGTGTCCATTCTCATTCGCAACTTAGAAGAGAACTCAACGGATGAAGAGAATGTGAACAAAAAATGTTGTGCAAGTCAAGACTTTCTGGAAAATATTGAACTTCTGAAGGATGATCTCAGACATGTTTTCTTGAAAGCCCCTGCAGACTCATCTCAGCTCTGCTTCCCCATGAGTGATGGACCTCTCTTCATGACTCTTCTACTCAGAAACTTAAATGACTTTCTCAAATCGAATGCTTATTCAGTTGCTTtgataagagaagaaatcagtcggGTGAAAGAAGACCTAGAACACATAAGATCGTTCTTTGGGAATGTGGAGCAAGAATTGCATAGAGATCTTTGGACTCGTGTTCTAGATGTGGCATATGAGGCGGAACATGCCATTAACTCAATTCTTGCCAGAGATCGTGGTCTCTTGCAGCTTATCGTCTTACTTCCTGATACCGTAGAAAAGATCAAGCTTGTCAAAAAAGAGGTACAAGAGAAGATCTCCAAGACCGCGAGTATCATTTTTGCAAACTCTCCCAACAAGCCTGTTAAAAACAAGTCATCAACAACTAGTAAAATAATTGTAGGTTTTGAGGAGGAGACAGAGTGGATAATTAGGAAGCTCACTGGCGGACCATCTGAGGTAGATGTCATTTCCATAGTCGGCTTGCCAGGGCTTGGAAAAACTACTTTGGCTTACAGAGTATATAATGATAAGTCTGTTGTTGATCATTTCGATGTTCGTGCTTGGTGCACAATCGACCAGGAGCATAATGAGAAAAAATTGTTGAAGAGAATTTTCAATGAAGTTATTGGTTTGAAAGAAAGAGTCAGTGAGGACGGCATAGACAACAACGTTGCTGATGATCTACGGAAACAACTGTTTGGAAAGAGGTACCTGATTGTATTGGATGACTTGTGGGATACTGCAACATGGGATGAGCTAACAAGACCATTATACGCCATTCCATCTGAATTTCAGAAAGGAAGCAGAGTTATTTTAACAAGTCGAAAAAAGGAAGTGGCTAAGCATGCAAAATGCTGCAGTGATCCTCTTGATCTTCGATTGCTAAGACCAGAAGAAAGTTGGGAGTTATTAGAGAAAAGGGTGTTCGGAGAAGAACGTTGCCCTGATGAACTTAAAGATGTTGGAGAGAAAATAGCCGAAAAGTGTTATGGGCTTCCTTTGGTGCTTGATTTGATCAGCGGAATCATTTCAAGGAAGGAAAAGAAAGAGGCTTTGTGGCTTGAAGTTCTCAATAATTTGAGTTCCTTTATTTTTAAGGATGAAGAGGAAGTGATGAAGGTTATACAATTAAGTTATGACCAATTGTCGAATCACCTAAAGCCATGCCTGATTTACCTTGCAAGCTATCCAAAGGACGAATACATTGCAATATCTGATTTGGAATATTTGTGGAGTGCCGAAGGACTGATGGAACAGTCTGAGGTGAAGGTTTATGTGGATGAGTTAATTAGCAGTAGTTTGGTAGTAGTTTCCAATGAGAGAGGTGAATACCCACATTGCCAAATTCATGATCTTgtgcatgattttttttttgagaaaagc AGAAAGGAAAAACTGTTTGACTTGATAAGTCCAAGTGCTCCGTCATCGTCTTCTTCAGATCTGATGCCACGTGGAATGACTGTTCATTATGATCAACTCTTCCCTCATTCGGATGTAAACTTTTTCTTGCTCAATGCGGAAAGAGAAAATCCTTATGCCAAACGCCTCCTGTCTTTGACGGCATACACAAACGTTCCTAATGGACTTTATCTTTCCTACAAGTGTCACCTAAGACACTTGAGGCTTCTTAAGAGGTTGGAGCTGTCGGATATAATTTTGCCATATTCTTTGCTGAATGAAATAGGCATGCTTGTTCATTTGAAGTGCTTAAACATTATGACAGAGGCAGAATTTCTCCCTCCGTCATTTTCTAACCTATGTAATCTAGAAACTCTCGTGGTGGATAACCACGGATCATGCATGGTACTGTCACCTGTTATTTGGAGTCTTACTAAGCTACGAGATGTGCGCATGAAGTGTTGTTCTCTTTTTGATCCGTACATTAAAGAACCAACGGTGTTAGATGAGGACTCAAAGCAAGAGAATTTGACAATATTATATCATCTCCACCTTCGCGGTTTAAAAGACACGGAGGATATTTTCAACAGGTTTCCTAAGCTTCAAATCcttaaattcaagatcaaacaacTATCGGATTGTTCAGCAGAGAAGATTTGTTTTCCAAGATTAGATGTCCTTAATGAACTCAAAAAACTTACTCTACGTGTTTCTTGGGATTCATTCAGTGAATATACACATGGTTTCCCTTTGAGCTTGAAGAAAATGGAGTTAGCATGGCTCACTCTGACATCCGATTCACTCTCAAGAATGGCAAGATTACCCAACCTTCAAAAGCTGTGTCTAGAACACTGTATCATCCAGGAAGGGAAAGAATGGAACATGGAAGAACTCACCTTCCAGAATCTCAGATCTCTAAAATTGTATGGTTTATCTTTTTCTGAATGGCAAGTTATTGCAGATGAATCATTTCCCGTGCTAGAGgttttaaaattagatgattgtACTGAGCTCATAGAGATCCCAGATAGTTTTGGAGATATAGCTTCGTTAAAGTTTATCTCAGTGTGGGGAAGCCCTCAGCTCGAAGAGTCGGTCTTCAAGATTAAGGAATATGTTGAACAAACGACGGGAGAAGACAAGCTTGAGGTATTCTACTACAGATGA
- the LOC107872152 gene encoding nucleoside diphosphate kinase-like, producing MSNSVFCASDKAVPVAGSCMPTLTTGENSLDLRKTKHVVLATVFGCRLEAHRAFAEKHYANLSAKPFFNGLVEYIVSGPVFVIVWAGKGVVTTGRKITRATNPLESAAGTIRGDCAIDIVRNVIHESDSVESAKKEIALWFPEGVAERQSSLHSWIYE from the exons ATGTCCAACTCTGTCTTCTGTGCTTCCGACAAGGCAGTACCAGTGGCTGGCTCTTGTATGCCAACACTCACAACTGGCGAAAACTCTTTGGACCTAAGAAA aACTAAACATGTTGTGTTGGCTACTGTTTTTGGATGTAGGCTCGAAGCTCATCGTGCTTTCGCTGAAAAGCACTACGCGAACTTGTCTGCAAAGCCTTTCTTCAATGGGCTTGTTGAATACATTGTATCTGGTCCTGTTTTTGTGATAGTATGGGCGGGCAAGGGTGTAGTTACTACTGGTAGGAAGATAACTAGAGCAACAAATCCATTGGAGTCTGCTGCTGGTACCATCCGTGGTGATTGTGCTATTGACATTGTGAG GAACGTTATACATGAAAGTGATTCTGTTGAGAGCGCGAAGAAGGAAATTGCGCTTTGGTTTCCTGAAGGTGTTGCTGAGAGGCAGAGTAGCCTTCACTCTTGGATCTATGAGTAG
- the LOC107872680 gene encoding uncharacterized protein LOC107872680 isoform X2: MEIARMTRGCVILMFFMAAIAFCSHQQVVAKNIATYSQSRSSNCSGSDKGKIKKCMTQTTSIDKCCPLFKRTIGANCKCYHYAEDLDNQVLITLESYCDVNNPCKHSQPKCSATDKAKVKTCMTKTSSIDACCPTFRSILGRSCPCYGYAMKLDNQVLITLQAYCDVSNPCKQVQGEMRKSTQSSVIVSQEDDDH; this comes from the exons ATGGAGATCGCGAGAATGACTAGAGGGTGTGTGATTCTCATGTTCTTTATGGCTGCAATAGCGTTCTGCAGCCATCAACAAGTGGTGGCGAAAAATATCGCCACCTATTCACAATCGCGCTCCAGTAATTGCAGCGGTAGCGATAAGGGAAAAATAAAGAAGTGCATGACACAAACAACCTCTATAGATAAATGTTGTCCATTATTTAAGAGGACAATTGGTGCTAATTGTAAGTGTTATCATTATGCTGAGGACTTGGATAATCAAGTCTTAATTACTCTTGAGAGTTACTGTGATGTCAATAATCCATGTAAACAT TCGCAGCCGAAATGCAGTGCAACTGATAAAGCAAAGGTAAAAACTTGCATGACTAAAACAAGCTCTATAGATGCATGCTGCCCAACATTCAGAAGCATACTAGGCAGGAGTTGCCCTTGCTATGGTTATGCCATGAAATTAGACAATCAAGTTTTGATTACTCTTCAAGCTTATTGTGATGTTAGCAATCCTTGTAAGCAAGTGCAA GGTGAAATGAGAAAATCAACTCAATCTTCTGTAATTGTTAGtcaagaagatgatgatcattAA